The following are encoded together in the Poseidonibacter lekithochrous genome:
- the soxC gene encoding sulfite dehydrogenase codes for MTKVSEIQEKELSTTSEPKLSRRNFFKKTAIYSAGAVAAASSVAPIKAKADDENITHHVEWGTKLGDKVDKYPYGVPSPYEHNNVRRVNDLLSSGDRYATVSMSPLHQQEGIITPNGLFFTRNHGGTAHIDPNKFRLMIHGLVEKPIVLTLEQLKRYPSESRIHFIECPANGSTGWRGPQFNNLQFVKGMMSSAEWTGVKLSVLLEDLGIKPEAQWMLAEGSDNSEMGRTIPIEKVLDDAMLVWGQNGEPLRPEQGYPVRLLVPGWEGNLNVKWLKRLEFSDKPWHAKEETSKYTMLQPNGKAINFFWPMEVNSIITSPCPELPWTDLKKGDMVEISGIAWSGRGKIKTVDISLDGGNNWVQAELKGLVLPKSWTRFSFITRWDGKKKVLLSRAIDDSGHIQPSIDKLVDTVGVEGIYHRNPIVGWEVTSKGVVNNVHVRS; via the coding sequence ATGACAAAAGTTAGCGAGATTCAAGAAAAAGAATTATCAACTACTTCAGAGCCAAAACTAAGTAGAAGAAATTTTTTCAAGAAGACTGCAATCTATTCCGCCGGAGCTGTAGCAGCTGCTAGTTCTGTAGCACCTATTAAAGCAAAAGCTGATGATGAGAATATTACTCATCATGTTGAATGGGGAACAAAATTAGGGGATAAGGTAGATAAATATCCTTATGGTGTACCTTCACCTTATGAGCATAATAACGTTAGAAGAGTAAATGATCTTTTATCTTCTGGTGATAGATATGCTACTGTTTCAATGTCACCACTACATCAACAAGAAGGAATCATTACTCCAAATGGTTTATTCTTTACTAGAAACCATGGTGGTACTGCACATATTGATCCAAATAAATTTAGATTAATGATTCATGGTTTAGTTGAAAAACCAATTGTTTTAACTTTAGAACAATTAAAAAGATATCCATCTGAAAGTCGAATCCATTTTATTGAATGTCCTGCAAATGGTTCAACTGGATGGAGAGGACCACAATTTAACAACCTTCAATTTGTAAAAGGAATGATGAGTTCTGCTGAATGGACAGGTGTTAAATTAAGTGTTCTTCTTGAAGATTTAGGTATTAAACCTGAAGCTCAATGGATGTTAGCAGAAGGAAGTGATAACTCTGAAATGGGAAGAACTATTCCAATTGAAAAAGTTCTTGATGATGCAATGCTTGTATGGGGACAAAATGGGGAACCATTAAGACCTGAGCAAGGATATCCAGTTAGATTATTAGTTCCAGGTTGGGAAGGTAATTTAAATGTTAAATGGTTAAAAAGATTAGAATTTTCTGATAAACCATGGCATGCAAAAGAAGAAACTTCTAAATATACTATGTTACAACCAAATGGAAAAGCTATTAATTTCTTCTGGCCAATGGAAGTTAACTCTATTATTACTTCTCCCTGTCCTGAGCTTCCATGGACTGATCTTAAAAAAGGTGATATGGTTGAAATTTCTGGTATTGCTTGGTCTGGAAGAGGAAAAATTAAAACTGTTGATATTTCACTTGATGGTGGTAATAACTGGGTTCAAGCTGAACTTAAAGGTTTAGTACTTCCAAAATCTTGGACTAGATTCTCTTTCATTACTAGATGGGATGGAAAGAAAAAAGTTTTACTAAGTCGAGCTATTGATGATAGTGGACATATTCAACCTTCAATTGATAAATTAGTTGATACTGTTGGTGTTGAAGGTATTTATCATAGAAACCCAATCGTTGGATGGGAAGTAACATCTAAAGGAGTTGTAAATAATGTTCATGTTAGAAGCTAA
- a CDS encoding AAA family ATPase has product MINRIYLKDCLSFKEVDLEFKEGLNVFTGPSGAGKSILMQAILSLFSLSDVKSSLGEVSLIDSKIKDEAYDIEIDDEIIIKTIKKEKVRFFLNNQSISKKNLNSFSSTLIKHLNLKDTSDFQSTKLIKFLDSLALKRDKKFSSLKEEFDSKYEDLAKSRKALKKILEDESKLEDLKEFAKFEIDKIEAINPQIEEYEELNLIKRKLAKKDKIEDAIKNANGVLNFNSQVSTALELMEEDSSFFDEAINELNNIFEKFSDSLYELEDVNIEEVLDRIEKLSSLQKRFGSIAEAIEYKETKKKELESYENISFEKHQLEKKVSKYSEEVILLAQKISSFRLESAAILEKKINYYLKFLYLSNAKIIINNKELDSNGIDFINFELNGVNLDTISSGEFNRLRLALLTSMSEFDIVDNGVLFLDEIDANLSGKESDAISKVLTKLSKSYQIFAISHQPQLTSTSEQHFLVDKHAGISSVKLLTDKQRISEIARMISGEKITDQAVDFAKDLLNK; this is encoded by the coding sequence ATGATTAATAGGATTTATTTAAAAGATTGTCTTTCTTTCAAGGAAGTAGATTTAGAGTTTAAAGAAGGACTTAATGTTTTCACAGGACCAAGTGGAGCTGGTAAATCCATATTAATGCAAGCTATTTTATCTCTTTTTTCACTCTCTGATGTTAAATCATCATTAGGAGAAGTATCACTTATTGATTCGAAAATTAAAGATGAAGCTTATGATATTGAAATTGATGATGAAATTATTATCAAAACAATAAAAAAAGAAAAAGTGAGATTTTTTCTAAATAATCAGAGTATTTCAAAAAAGAATCTAAACTCTTTTTCTTCAACTCTAATCAAACATCTAAATCTAAAAGATACATCTGATTTCCAAAGTACAAAACTAATTAAATTTCTTGATAGTCTAGCTTTGAAAAGAGATAAGAAATTCTCATCTTTAAAAGAAGAGTTTGATTCTAAATATGAAGATTTAGCTAAATCTAGAAAAGCTTTAAAAAAGATATTGGAAGACGAATCAAAACTTGAAGATTTAAAAGAGTTTGCTAAATTTGAGATTGACAAAATTGAAGCTATTAATCCTCAAATAGAAGAGTATGAAGAGTTAAATCTAATAAAAAGAAAACTTGCTAAAAAAGATAAAATTGAAGATGCAATTAAAAATGCTAATGGAGTATTAAATTTTAATTCACAAGTTTCAACTGCATTAGAATTAATGGAAGAAGATTCATCTTTTTTTGATGAGGCTATTAATGAGTTAAACAATATCTTTGAAAAGTTTAGTGATTCTTTATATGAATTAGAAGATGTTAATATCGAAGAAGTTTTAGACAGAATAGAAAAACTATCATCTTTACAAAAAAGATTTGGTTCAATTGCTGAAGCTATTGAATATAAAGAAACTAAGAAAAAAGAGTTAGAATCTTATGAAAATATCTCATTTGAGAAACACCAACTAGAAAAGAAAGTTTCAAAATATAGTGAAGAAGTGATTTTATTAGCACAAAAGATTTCGTCTTTTAGATTAGAATCAGCAGCTATTTTAGAGAAAAAAATAAACTATTATTTAAAGTTTTTATATTTATCAAATGCAAAGATTATCATTAACAATAAAGAATTAGATTCTAATGGTATTGACTTTATTAATTTTGAATTAAATGGTGTAAACCTTGATACTATATCATCTGGAGAATTTAATAGGCTTAGGCTAGCACTACTTACTTCTATGAGCGAATTTGACATTGTAGATAATGGTGTTTTATTCTTAGATGAAATTGATGCTAACTTAAGTGGAAAAGAGAGTGATGCAATTTCTAAGGTTTTAACAAAGCTATCAAAATCCTATCAAATATTTGCAATATCTCATCAACCACAACTAACATCTACTTCAGAACAGCACTTTTTAGTTGATAAACATGCTGGTATATCTTCTGTAAAATTATTGACTGATAAGCAACGAATATCAGAAATAGCACGTATGATCTCAGGTGAAAAAATAACAGATCAAGCTGTTGATTTTGCTAAAGATTTATTAAATAAATAA
- a CDS encoding NAD(+)/NADH kinase — translation MRINEKTELLNNPTKAGIILKPSSPELKESYFKIKDMFYSVGIDVILESNSATMIKEKGISLNKLCNEVDFLVSVGGDGTLLSVVRKSFNYEKPVLGINLGTLGFLTDINMDELEKFLSDFKSGVYRIDNRMMVEGALNLNSFVAFNDIVISRKSISSMISIDAKIDGKPFNSYYGDGVIVSTPSGSTAYNLSVGGPLVYPLTEAFIITPVAPHSLTQRPLVMPADFEIEFTISDNQGAVVIVDGQDIYEVEQNESIKIRIASKKAKMIHRIERNYFDVLNEKLRWGN, via the coding sequence TTGAGAATAAACGAAAAAACTGAATTATTAAACAATCCTACAAAAGCAGGAATTATATTAAAGCCTTCAAGCCCAGAATTAAAAGAATCATATTTTAAAATTAAAGATATGTTTTATAGTGTTGGGATTGATGTTATTTTAGAAAGTAATTCTGCCACTATGATAAAAGAGAAAGGTATTTCTTTAAATAAGCTTTGTAATGAAGTTGATTTTTTAGTATCTGTGGGTGGTGATGGAACATTATTATCAGTAGTAAGAAAATCTTTTAATTATGAGAAACCAGTATTAGGAATTAATCTTGGAACTTTAGGTTTCTTGACTGATATTAATATGGATGAATTAGAAAAATTCCTTAGTGATTTTAAATCTGGGGTTTATAGAATTGATAATAGAATGATGGTTGAAGGGGCACTAAACCTTAATAGTTTTGTAGCTTTTAATGATATTGTTATTTCAAGAAAATCAATCTCATCTATGATTTCAATAGATGCAAAAATAGATGGAAAACCTTTTAATTCATATTATGGAGATGGGGTTATAGTTTCAACTCCTAGTGGATCTACTGCTTATAATTTATCTGTAGGTGGACCTTTAGTTTATCCTTTAACTGAAGCTTTTATTATTACACCTGTTGCTCCACACTCATTAACACAAAGACCTTTAGTAATGCCTGCTGATTTTGAAATAGAATTTACAATTTCAGATAATCAAGGTGCGGTTGTTATTGTAGATGGACAAGACATTTATGAAGTTGAACAAAATGAATCAATTAAAATTAGAATTGCAAGTAAAAAAGCAAAAATGATTCATAGAATAGAGAGAAACTATTTTGATGTACTAAACGAAAAGTTAAGATGGGGTAATTAA